The window CACGTCACCCGAGCTCCTGCAATATCCAACGACAGATGCTCGCCGAGGGCTTGATTCGCATCGATGGCATGCCAGGTCACCGGCAACTGGGCTGGGAAAATGCACTCATTGACCAATAGGTTTTGCACCGCAGCGAGTTTTTCGGCTTCCCCCCACACCCGGACTCGTTCGACGGGGCGTTGGTATACGATGCCGAGCAGAAAGGTCAGTCCCACAATGTGATCTAGATGGGCGTGTGAGAGCAGAATATCGATCGTATCGGTCTGGATCAGCGATGGCAGGCGAAACATGCCTGTCCCCGCATCGAGCACCAGCCCTGATTCGGGGAGGAAGTAACACGACGTGTGCCGCGTCTCGTTGGGGTGATAACCGGCCGTACCGAGACAATGAAGCTGCATGCGTAGC of the Allorhodopirellula heiligendammensis genome contains:
- a CDS encoding MBL fold metallo-hydrolase; this translates as MQLHCLGTAGYHPNETRHTSCYFLPESGLVLDAGTGMFRLPSLIQTDTIDILLSHAHLDHIVGLTFLLGIVYQRPVERVRVWGEAEKLAAVQNLLVNECIFPAQLPVTWHAIDANQALGEHLSLDIAGARVTWRPQTHPGGSVAYRIDWPSPTPGSASERSLVYATDTTGATDPEILRWMHGADVLLHECNFHDHQRDWAVKTGHSYPERVAEVSRCVQPLRVFLTHISPIDPISLEQPDPRFSVPCEIVDDNQIIEF